The proteins below are encoded in one region of Salvelinus sp. IW2-2015 unplaced genomic scaffold, ASM291031v2 Un_scaffold6780, whole genome shotgun sequence:
- the LOC112079049 gene encoding 5-hydroxytryptamine receptor 3A-like has protein sequence MVTIVSPAPCLRCKIVVNCTNPNTISLLAALEKVMTLYSIRPVMNLSTPTNISMYFTLYGILGVEWENEXFSWDPVQCGSANISLPRERFWSPDVVINEFMDENRSPIVPYVYIKHTGIVRDANPVRVVSSCNLEIYTFPFDVQNCTFTFRSYIHHVSDIRIILGKKVEDILKRSISVLSTEGEWELMDIKYSKLKLSSFDQGESNPYDELCFYIVLRRRATLYVVNLLIPSCFLITVDLFSFLLPPQNVDRASFKMTLILGYSVFLLIINNLLPVTGSTIPLINVFFAICLALMVASLLETILITNLLVGSSNFHPVPGWVRVLVLHFMGTLVWLPQKSREDKIILNPVAGDVKVCPLVSVERQVQTGEQGEMWAEAGNSALAELRKLGNELQSIRIQVAQHVDGNQISQDWMQVGYILDRLLFGVYCIFITFSFIVILSIWSNSYNQ, from the exons ATGGTTACCATTGTTTCCCCAGCGCCATGCCTGAGATGTAAGATAGTGGTGAACTGCACCAACCCCAACACCATATCCCTTCTGGCCGCCCTGGAGAARGTCATGACATTGTACTCCATACGACCTGTCATGAACCTCTCAACCCCCACCAACATCAGCATGTACTTCACTCTCTACGGCATCCTGGGTGTG GAATGGGAGAATGAATWTTTCAGCTGGGACCCAGTCCAATGCGGCTCTGCCAATATTTCTCTCCCCAGGGAAAGGTTCTGGTCACCAGATGTGGTAATCAATGAATT TATGGATGAAAATAGATCTCCCATTGTCCCTTATGTGTACATTAAGCACACTGGTATAGTGCGAGACGCCAACCCTGTCAGAGTGGTTAGCTCCTGTAACCTGGAGATCTACACCTTCCCCTTTGACGTCCAGAACTGCACCTTCACCTTCAGATCCTACATCCACCACG TGTCGGACATAAGGATTATCTTAGGGAAGAAGGTGGAGGACATCCTGAAACGCTCCATTAGCGTGTTGTCCACCGAAGGGGAGTGGGAGCTGATGGACATCAAATACAGCAAGCTCAAGTTATCATCATTTGATCAGGGAGAAAGCAACCCCTATGATGAGCTCTGCTTCTAC ATTGTCCTGAGGCGCAGAGCAACCCTCTACGTGGTGAACCTCCTGATCCCCAGCTGCTTCCTCATCACTGTGGATCTCTTCAGCTTCCTGCTGCCTCCCCAGAACGTGGACCGCGCCTCCTTCAAGATGACCCTTATTTTGGGCTACTCGGTCTTCCTGCTCATCATAAATAACCTGCTGCCAGTCACAGGAAGCACCATTCCACTGATAA ATGTGTTTTTCGCCATCTGCTTGGCTCTGATGGTGGCCAGCCTGTTGGAAACTATTCTCATCACCAACCTCCTGGTCGGCTCCAGTAACTTCCACCCAGTGCCTGGCTGGGTCCGAGTGCTCGTCCTTCACTTCATGGGCACCCTCGTCTGGCTGCCTCAGAAATCAAGAGAGGACAAGATCATCCTCAATCCAGTTGCAGGAG ACGTGAAAGTCTGCCCTCTAGTGTCAGTGGAGAGACAGGTTCAAACAGGAGAACAAGGTGAGATGTGGGCAGAGGCAGGCAATTCAGCCCTGGCGGAGCTGAGGAAGCTGGGCAATGAGCTGCAGTCCATCCGCATCCAGGTGGCCCAGCATGTGGACGGGAACCAGATCTCCCAGGACTGGATGCAGGTGGGCTACATCCTCGACCGGCTGCTGTTTGGCGTCTACTGCATCTTCATCACCTTCAGCTTCATCGTCATCCTCAGCATCTGGAGTAATTCGTACAACCAGTga